A region from the Cryptosporangium arvum DSM 44712 genome encodes:
- a CDS encoding GNAT family N-acetyltransferase: MSRRLVSLTLDTLEDLPTRCRSCVFWELDPVSQDRAIECGDPGLEKEAWISSTLLEWGSCGKLVYVDGVAAGYVLFAPPAYVPRSVAFPTSPVSPDAALLMTAFIMPEFVGGGLGRMLVQGVAKDLTKRGVKAIEAFADARWDQPQCMVPADYLLAVGFKTVRPHPRWPRLRLDLRTALSWKSDVEYALEKLLGSMSPSLALGPAHRSS, translated from the coding sequence ATGTCTCGTCGGCTGGTCAGCCTCACGCTCGACACGCTGGAAGACCTCCCGACCCGCTGCCGGTCCTGCGTGTTCTGGGAGCTCGACCCGGTCAGCCAGGACCGTGCGATCGAGTGCGGCGACCCCGGGCTGGAGAAGGAAGCGTGGATCTCGTCGACGCTGCTCGAGTGGGGCTCGTGCGGCAAGCTCGTCTACGTCGACGGGGTGGCCGCCGGTTATGTGCTGTTCGCGCCGCCCGCGTACGTCCCGCGGTCGGTGGCGTTCCCCACCAGCCCCGTCAGTCCCGACGCGGCGCTGCTGATGACGGCCTTCATCATGCCTGAGTTCGTCGGAGGCGGCCTGGGACGCATGCTCGTGCAGGGCGTGGCCAAAGACCTCACCAAACGCGGTGTGAAGGCGATCGAGGCCTTCGCCGACGCCCGGTGGGACCAGCCGCAGTGCATGGTGCCCGCCGACTACCTGCTCGCGGTGGGCTTCAAGACCGTCCGCCCGCACCCGCGCTGGCCGCGGCTGCGCCTGGATCTGCGGACGGCCCTCTCCTGGAAGTCCGACGTCGAGTACGCGCTGGAGAAGCTGTTGGGCTCGATGAGCCCGTCACTGGCACTGGGGCCGGCGCACCGCTCTAGCTGA
- a CDS encoding PLP-dependent aminotransferase family protein, which produces MSGTTLDDYTDRYAQRMRGMTVSEVRALFAMASRPEIVSLAGGSPFVSALPLDEIAEMTAALIRDRGAEALQYGTGQGDLRLRELVCEVMAVEGVIGSAEDVVITVGSQQGLDLLAHLFLDPGDVVLAEGPSYVGALGTFAAAEAEVVHVPMDHEGLIPSELDAALRRLASEGRRVKFLYTVPNFQNPTGVTLTEPRRDAIVELAERYDLLIIEDNPYGLLGFEEGPGQALRARSSDRVIYLGSCSKMFGAGLRTGWVLAPPAVREKLVLVNESQVLSPAMLTQMIASEYLGKYPWREQLKVFREIYRERRDVMLDALTTHMPSGVTWTHPRGGFFVWATVGDDLDTKAMQPRALTHKVAYVPGIGFYADGSGRQNMRLCFSSAAPDRIREGIRRLATVIDEETELRQVFNTPTARRRGPHGGPLSRTSFAPGPELA; this is translated from the coding sequence ATGAGCGGCACGACTCTCGACGACTACACCGATCGATATGCGCAGCGGATGCGCGGGATGACTGTCTCCGAGGTCCGCGCACTGTTCGCAATGGCAAGCCGTCCGGAGATCGTTTCGCTGGCCGGCGGGTCGCCGTTCGTGTCCGCCCTCCCGCTGGACGAGATCGCCGAGATGACCGCCGCGCTCATTCGCGATCGTGGCGCCGAAGCCCTCCAGTACGGCACCGGGCAGGGCGATCTGCGCCTGCGTGAGCTGGTGTGCGAGGTCATGGCCGTCGAGGGCGTGATCGGTTCGGCCGAGGACGTCGTCATCACGGTCGGTTCCCAGCAGGGTCTCGACCTGCTCGCGCACCTGTTCCTCGACCCGGGCGACGTGGTCCTCGCGGAGGGTCCGTCCTACGTCGGCGCGCTCGGCACGTTCGCCGCGGCCGAAGCCGAGGTCGTCCACGTCCCGATGGACCACGAGGGCCTGATCCCGTCCGAGCTCGACGCTGCTTTGCGGCGGTTGGCTTCGGAAGGTCGTCGGGTCAAGTTCCTCTACACGGTGCCGAACTTCCAGAACCCCACCGGCGTGACGCTCACCGAGCCGCGCCGGGACGCGATCGTCGAGCTCGCCGAGCGGTACGACCTGCTGATCATCGAGGACAACCCGTACGGTCTGCTGGGCTTCGAGGAGGGGCCGGGGCAGGCGTTGCGCGCGCGCTCGTCCGACCGGGTGATCTACCTGGGCTCGTGCTCCAAGATGTTCGGCGCCGGCCTGCGTACCGGCTGGGTGCTGGCGCCGCCGGCGGTGCGCGAGAAGCTCGTGCTGGTCAACGAGTCGCAGGTGCTCAGCCCGGCGATGCTCACCCAGATGATCGCGTCCGAGTACCTCGGTAAGTACCCGTGGCGCGAGCAGCTGAAGGTGTTCCGGGAGATCTACCGCGAGCGGCGCGACGTCATGCTCGACGCGCTCACGACCCACATGCCGTCCGGCGTGACGTGGACTCATCCGCGCGGCGGATTCTTCGTCTGGGCCACCGTCGGCGACGATCTCGACACGAAGGCCATGCAACCCCGCGCGCTCACCCACAAGGTCGCCTACGTGCCCGGCATCGGCTTCTACGCCGACGGCTCCGGGCGTCAGAACATGCGGCTCTGCTTCTCGTCCGCCGCTCCCGACCGGATCCGGGAAGGGATCCGGCGTCTGGCCACGGTGATCGACGAGGAGACCGAGCTACGTCAGGTCTTCAACACCCCCACCGCCCGGCGGCGCGGGCCCCACGGCGGCCCGCTGTCCCGTACCTCGTTCGCACCAGGACCGGAGCTGGCATGA
- a CDS encoding D-alanine--D-alanine ligase family protein, whose product MSRHVLVLAGGLSYEREVSLRSGRRVADALRRSGVEATIRDVDAGLLAALETERPDAVFIALHGASGEDGSLRGVLDLLGIPYVGAGADASRVAWDKAAAKAQLRAVGLPTPDWIALPHETFRELGAQALLDRIVARLEMPLMVKPAEGGSGLGAQAVRTVEELPSAMVGCFGYCDTALIERFASGVDIAVSVLETPDGPTALPAVEIVPADGVYDYTARYTAGTTTWHAPARLDPEIAERVAETAVAAHDALELRDLSRVDLLVDEAGGIQVLEVNVSPGLTETSLLPIAVQAAGLDFGDVLADLVEQAIKR is encoded by the coding sequence ATGAGTAGGCACGTCCTCGTTCTGGCCGGTGGCCTCTCGTACGAGCGTGAGGTGTCGCTGCGTTCGGGCCGCCGAGTGGCGGACGCGCTACGCCGCAGCGGCGTCGAAGCCACCATCCGTGACGTCGACGCCGGTCTGCTGGCCGCGCTGGAGACCGAACGGCCGGACGCGGTGTTCATCGCGCTGCACGGAGCCAGCGGCGAGGACGGCTCTCTGCGCGGCGTGCTGGACCTGCTCGGCATCCCGTACGTGGGCGCCGGGGCCGACGCGTCCCGGGTGGCGTGGGACAAGGCCGCCGCCAAGGCGCAGTTGCGTGCGGTCGGCCTACCCACGCCCGACTGGATCGCGCTCCCGCACGAGACGTTCCGCGAGTTGGGGGCGCAGGCGTTGCTCGACCGCATCGTCGCGCGGCTGGAGATGCCGCTGATGGTCAAGCCGGCCGAGGGTGGTTCCGGGCTCGGTGCCCAGGCCGTGCGCACGGTCGAGGAGTTGCCCAGCGCGATGGTGGGGTGCTTCGGGTACTGCGACACCGCGCTCATCGAGCGGTTCGCCAGCGGGGTCGACATCGCGGTGAGCGTCCTCGAGACGCCGGACGGTCCGACCGCGCTGCCGGCCGTGGAGATCGTCCCGGCCGACGGCGTGTACGACTACACCGCGCGCTACACCGCCGGCACGACGACGTGGCACGCACCGGCCCGGCTGGACCCGGAGATCGCCGAGCGGGTAGCCGAGACCGCGGTCGCGGCACACGACGCCCTGGAGTTGCGCGACCTCTCCCGAGTGGACCTCCTCGTCGACGAGGCGGGCGGCATCCAGGTGCTGGAGGTCAACGTGTCGCCGGGCCTGACCGAGACCAGCCTGCTGCCGATCGCAGTACAGGCAGCGGGCCTCGACTTCGGCGACGTCCTGGCCGACTTGGTGGAGCAGGCCATCAAGCGCTGA